A part of Rhodopirellula bahusiensis genomic DNA contains:
- a CDS encoding tetratricopeptide repeat protein — MDATRQPNATRKNRPAKREWMFSLVVGGCLTLTSSGCATRSMSLASMNPFASKSTATVSEPNKGPSFIASAGDSVGKAAGGVGTATKDAWGKTTGTVAGWFGRDSTEVNSDPLSLENEPGQLEPDVLVANGQLWESTGNLTKAMESYSKALSESPNHSSALTSVARLHFREGNHSKAAEFFQKAIAQSPNDAALYNDLGLTLGKLGQHPMAVQTLARALELAPGTSRYANNLASVHFESGQSEQAYKVLAANNKPAVAHFNMAFLHYKKGQNADAQIHLQQAVTHEAAAAGDPATKRAIDRSREMLAQLNPGMGASPAANIASAGTPGKDIGAAAGPVATVASAPAHIANQTPPSYAAPPSYAIPGAIQPSTQQPVVPGSNTAVSYQDPSVTKPAESPKAETAKPEETAPATEPKKSTPPMNFSLPE, encoded by the coding sequence ATGGACGCCACACGTCAGCCAAACGCAACTCGCAAGAATCGCCCAGCCAAACGTGAATGGATGTTCTCGTTGGTTGTGGGTGGTTGCCTCACGTTGACTTCTTCCGGATGTGCGACTCGTTCGATGTCTTTGGCATCAATGAATCCATTCGCAAGCAAGAGCACGGCAACGGTCAGCGAACCAAACAAGGGCCCCAGTTTCATCGCGTCAGCGGGTGATTCGGTGGGCAAAGCTGCCGGCGGCGTCGGAACCGCAACGAAGGACGCGTGGGGAAAAACCACCGGAACAGTTGCGGGCTGGTTCGGGCGAGATTCCACGGAAGTCAACAGCGACCCACTTTCGTTGGAAAATGAACCAGGTCAGTTGGAACCGGATGTCTTGGTTGCCAACGGGCAATTGTGGGAATCGACGGGCAACTTGACCAAGGCCATGGAAAGCTATTCCAAGGCCCTGAGTGAGTCACCAAATCATTCATCCGCGTTGACCAGTGTGGCTCGTTTGCACTTCCGCGAAGGCAACCATTCCAAGGCGGCTGAGTTCTTTCAAAAAGCCATCGCACAAAGCCCGAACGATGCGGCGCTTTACAACGACCTTGGTTTGACTCTTGGCAAGTTGGGGCAGCACCCGATGGCCGTGCAGACATTGGCACGTGCGTTGGAATTGGCCCCGGGAACTTCGCGATACGCCAACAACTTGGCGAGCGTGCACTTCGAGTCAGGGCAAAGCGAGCAAGCCTACAAGGTCTTGGCGGCCAACAACAAACCCGCCGTCGCTCACTTCAACATGGCTTTCTTGCACTACAAGAAAGGCCAAAACGCCGACGCTCAGATTCACCTGCAGCAGGCTGTCACGCATGAAGCCGCTGCGGCGGGCGATCCGGCCACAAAACGTGCCATCGATCGTTCACGCGAAATGCTGGCTCAGTTGAACCCAGGAATGGGAGCTTCGCCGGCAGCTAACATTGCTTCGGCGGGAACGCCCGGCAAAGACATTGGTGCGGCCGCGGGGCCAGTGGCCACCGTTGCTTCGGCACCGGCTCACATCGCGAATCAAACTCCGCCAAGTTACGCCGCTCCACCGAGCTACGCGATTCCTGGTGCGATTCAGCCGAGCACGCAGCAGCCCGTGGTTCCTGGCAGCAACACCGCTGTCAGCTATCAGGATCCCAGCGTGACCAAACCGGCCGAATCGCCAAAGGCTGAGACTGCGAAACCGGAGGAGACCGCTCCTGCGACGGAGCCGAAGAAGTCGACTCCGCCGATGAATTTCAGTCTTCCTGAGTGA
- a CDS encoding UvrB/UvrC motif-containing protein: protein MKCQYCDKPATFHITELTEPDGPQVLHLCEQHARNVLQKGEPTPVSSVAGALAKQLQLGQTKEELRKLDQKECPVCGITFFEFRNSGRLGCPLDYDFFEADLKPLLLNIHDSLEHTGKRPTRAAATADSQADLIRLRKEMEAAVDREEYEKASELRDQINAIQGEPKRRGNA from the coding sequence ATGAAATGCCAGTACTGCGATAAACCGGCGACCTTCCACATCACCGAATTGACCGAACCCGACGGGCCGCAAGTGCTGCATTTGTGTGAGCAGCATGCTCGCAATGTGTTGCAAAAAGGCGAGCCCACACCGGTGTCCAGCGTCGCGGGTGCTTTGGCGAAACAACTGCAATTGGGCCAAACCAAGGAAGAACTTCGGAAGTTGGACCAGAAAGAGTGCCCCGTGTGTGGGATCACGTTCTTTGAATTCCGTAATTCGGGACGGTTGGGGTGCCCCCTGGATTACGATTTCTTCGAAGCTGACCTGAAACCGTTGTTGCTGAACATTCACGACTCATTGGAACACACCGGAAAACGGCCGACACGAGCGGCCGCCACAGCGGATTCACAGGCGGACTTGATCCGTTTGCGAAAAGAAATGGAAGCCGCGGTGGACCGAGAAGAATACGAAAAAGCGTCCGAGTTGCGAGACCAAATCAACGCGATCCAAGGCGAGCCAAAACGTCGAGGGAACGCGTGA
- the uvrA gene encoding excinuclease ABC subunit UvrA has translation MDKLQREITVKGAREHNLRDVDLTLTRGELICFSGVSGSGKSSLAFDTLYAEGQRRYVESLSNSARQFMGQMPKPDVDLVTGLSPSISISQKSTGNNPRSTVGTITEIYDFLRVLYARVGTGHCPACDVEIAAQTADVIVGRLVQLVADGWQDDHSSEESETEAAIEDGTLWVMAPLVRGQKGEFRDLFEDLRKQGFNRARVDGETFRLSDPPPLDRTRRHDVEVVIDRIVADQIERPRLVEAVELALKLGESSLIASVGPPNGEDVPPIRHDQLFSSKYSCGNCGRSFRPPTPQLFSFNSPQGMCASCDGIGRLYTFVPELLIPDESLSIRKGAIALLGKWGDLGRYRRHIYRGVADAMDAELELEPGTMLETRWDKLPEIARHIWLWGADDSMQFTWRGGRKAKKYVGSFEGFIPELLDRYRTSRNKMQLRQFEKYMNTMNCPDCHGKRLNDQACAVRISTGAKDFSDSKSKSLPELCDLSIDSLMEFFSEIPLSKTDAQIAGEALKEIRGRIGFLLGVGLEYLTLGRTAPTLSGGESQRIRLAGQIGSGLSGVLYILDEPSIGLHPRDNDRLITTLTRLRDAGNTLIVVEHDEDTMRAADTIVDFGPGPGVKGGHIVAAGSLEDLHRSKQSVTGAFLSGARAITPSEKLRPVDPKKQLTIRGARFHNLKDIDVSIPLGVVTCVTGVSGSGKSSLIGGIVEPALRNALNGAEAEIGDHDAIEGLEHLDKTIAIDQSPIGRTPRSNPATYVKVFDEIRNLFAKLPEAKARGYSVGRFSFNVDGGRCAGCDGNGATKLEMDFLADIWVTCPVCQGQRYNRETLSVQFKGKSIADVLNMDISEALDLFQNIPKIAEKLQTLVDVGLEYLKLGQPSPTLSGGEAQRIKLSRELSRRDTGRTLYVLDEPTTGLHFADIDLLLGVINRLADRGNTIVIVEHNLDVIKTADWVIDIGVEGGAGGGRVVGEGRPAEVAKVDDSYTGAALAEVLGIKRRKAKKLGQAIRDIVAPPAKSRTHVVVEGACEHNLKSVDLEVPRDAMTVFCGPSGSGKSSLAMDTIYAEGQRRYVESLSSYARQFIGQVQKPKAERIEGLSPAVALEQKNLGHSPRSTVGTVTEVYDYLRILYSKLGTMHCPDCAVPVGTQTPDQIIDKVMALPEGTRALLLAPIEVQAGEASLATWQSYRAMGYSRVRIDGETVELDDAKALDPRRVHLVQIVVDRIKISAEEQSRISDSVEQALSLGVGVMDLAIADSEQPERDWHMLRHSQHLVCESCGRSFSQLTPHHFSFNSGIGWCPGCEGLGTQTGTNPAALMGTPQTTLADGAALLWPSVDHAVSRWMLRALSRTTGIPIHQPIDRLTVSQRRILFHGLGPRWVEVRHGDTTDEKSSAETERADEVRDHFGEGNVLFRFQFKGFYPALEEASRLTPGLRMRLEAFVAEIDCSVCDGSRLRDDSAAVRFRNFTIGDLVHMPLDRLSEEVDSWDLDRRELKIAGELIREVQSRVRFLRDVGLDYLTLHRGAPTLSGGEAQRIRLASQLGSGLCGVLYVLDEPTIGLHPRDNRRLLAALHRLRDQGNTLLVVEHDHDVIAGSDYLCDFGPRAGRHGGRVVAQGKPDAVQPASESVTAPYLLGEKQIELPAVRRPVMSDSGKPMVEFLSVKGARENNLQDVDVDIPLGVLTAITGPSGSGKSSLINDIVYPVLARRLHRAKVKPGQHDGIDGLRYVNKVIQVDQSPLGNSPSSNPATYTGVFDLIRALFAELPAARERRFTPRTFSFNVSGGRCESCEGSGQRKIEMHFLPDVWVPCDDCGARRYNEDVLEVKLHGQSIADVLEMPCGEAVELFASHPRIARVIQTLCDVGLDYVTLGQSAPTLSGGEAQRVKLAAELARPATGHTIYLLDEPTTGLHFGDIEKLLVVMQRLVELGNSVIVIEHNLDVIKCCDWLVDIGPGAGVHGGQVVFAGTPEGLAAKADPAHREADEWVSTTAPFLADALSGARTAEPREVLDWQPVVNGRVSNVKTNQSPKKTIVAEPETVLRVDSPEPMLFEEVEAESDPDSDAVAALMQPWRALGRRWHTLPKGFPENSPPQWPLELVEGLLDLLSNVAGAGAVEYPAPDRVSVRLESGEEDFLLPHWAEVETKVSDCVRLKLSGPQSAIDLEQLLALDVLQSRSDTGTLDLSDAEHVTLTFHLTDVDHARSRKLKTFLKTHLDRTRSST, from the coding sequence GTGGACAAGTTGCAACGGGAAATCACCGTCAAAGGCGCTCGCGAACACAACTTACGCGACGTCGATTTGACGCTGACGCGCGGAGAGTTGATTTGTTTCTCGGGCGTTTCGGGAAGTGGAAAAAGCTCGCTCGCGTTTGACACGCTGTACGCCGAAGGTCAGCGTCGATACGTCGAAAGTCTGAGCAATTCGGCTCGGCAGTTCATGGGCCAAATGCCCAAACCCGACGTCGATCTGGTGACCGGGCTGAGTCCTTCGATCTCGATCAGCCAAAAATCGACGGGCAACAACCCTCGTAGTACTGTCGGCACGATCACGGAGATCTACGATTTCCTGCGGGTGCTGTACGCTCGAGTCGGCACCGGCCACTGCCCAGCATGCGATGTCGAGATCGCCGCCCAGACGGCCGATGTCATCGTGGGTCGCCTGGTCCAGTTGGTGGCGGACGGCTGGCAAGACGACCACTCATCCGAAGAGTCTGAAACCGAAGCGGCGATCGAAGACGGAACGCTGTGGGTGATGGCTCCGTTGGTCCGTGGCCAGAAAGGTGAGTTCCGCGACCTGTTTGAAGACCTTCGCAAGCAAGGTTTCAACCGCGCTCGAGTCGATGGTGAAACGTTTCGACTGAGCGATCCACCGCCGCTGGATCGAACCCGTCGTCACGATGTGGAAGTCGTGATCGATCGCATTGTCGCGGACCAAATCGAACGCCCACGATTGGTCGAAGCGGTTGAGTTGGCATTGAAACTGGGCGAGTCATCTTTGATCGCTTCGGTGGGACCGCCCAACGGAGAAGACGTGCCGCCGATACGTCACGATCAACTGTTTTCGTCGAAGTATTCGTGCGGCAATTGTGGCCGAAGTTTTCGACCACCAACGCCGCAGTTGTTCAGCTTCAACAGCCCACAAGGCATGTGCGCCAGCTGCGATGGAATCGGCCGGCTGTACACGTTTGTACCTGAGTTGTTGATTCCTGATGAGTCGCTGTCGATTCGAAAAGGCGCGATCGCGTTGCTCGGGAAGTGGGGCGACCTGGGACGTTACCGACGCCATATTTATCGCGGCGTTGCGGATGCGATGGACGCGGAGCTGGAACTCGAACCCGGCACGATGCTGGAAACTCGTTGGGACAAATTGCCAGAGATTGCTCGCCACATTTGGTTGTGGGGTGCTGATGATTCGATGCAGTTCACCTGGCGAGGCGGACGCAAAGCGAAGAAGTACGTCGGCAGCTTTGAAGGCTTCATTCCCGAGTTGCTTGATCGCTATCGAACCAGTCGCAACAAGATGCAGTTGCGTCAGTTCGAGAAGTACATGAACACGATGAACTGCCCGGATTGCCATGGAAAGCGACTGAACGATCAGGCCTGCGCGGTTCGAATCTCGACGGGTGCGAAAGACTTCTCCGATTCAAAGAGCAAGTCGCTTCCTGAGTTGTGCGACCTTTCCATCGATTCGTTGATGGAGTTCTTCAGCGAGATCCCGCTGTCAAAAACGGATGCCCAGATCGCTGGCGAAGCCCTCAAAGAAATTCGCGGGCGGATTGGATTCTTGCTGGGCGTGGGGTTGGAGTACCTAACGCTTGGCCGAACGGCGCCGACGTTGTCCGGGGGCGAGTCACAACGGATTCGACTGGCCGGTCAAATCGGTTCGGGCTTGTCGGGTGTGCTGTATATCTTGGATGAGCCTTCGATCGGTTTGCACCCGCGTGACAACGATCGTTTGATCACAACGTTGACCCGTCTGCGAGACGCGGGCAACACGTTGATCGTGGTCGAGCACGATGAAGACACAATGCGAGCCGCTGACACGATCGTGGATTTCGGTCCTGGTCCCGGGGTTAAAGGCGGTCACATCGTGGCGGCCGGTTCGCTCGAGGACCTGCATCGATCGAAGCAAAGCGTCACAGGAGCCTTCTTGTCAGGTGCTCGCGCGATCACGCCGAGTGAAAAGTTACGCCCGGTTGATCCAAAGAAGCAACTCACCATTCGCGGGGCACGGTTTCATAACCTGAAGGACATTGATGTCTCCATCCCGCTGGGTGTGGTGACCTGTGTGACTGGAGTCTCCGGCAGCGGCAAGAGTTCGTTGATCGGCGGAATTGTTGAGCCCGCTCTTCGCAACGCTCTCAACGGTGCTGAGGCGGAAATTGGCGATCACGATGCCATCGAAGGTCTGGAACATCTCGACAAAACAATCGCGATTGATCAGTCGCCGATTGGCCGGACGCCTCGCAGTAATCCCGCGACGTATGTCAAAGTGTTCGATGAAATTCGCAATTTGTTTGCGAAGCTGCCCGAAGCGAAGGCTCGCGGTTATTCGGTTGGGCGATTCAGTTTCAATGTGGATGGTGGTCGCTGCGCCGGTTGTGATGGCAACGGCGCAACCAAGTTGGAAATGGACTTTTTGGCGGATATCTGGGTGACGTGCCCGGTTTGCCAAGGCCAACGTTACAACCGCGAAACATTGTCGGTTCAGTTCAAAGGCAAATCGATCGCGGATGTTCTGAATATGGACATCTCGGAGGCTTTGGATTTGTTCCAGAACATTCCGAAGATCGCTGAGAAGTTGCAGACTTTGGTCGATGTGGGGCTGGAGTATCTCAAGCTTGGCCAACCGTCACCGACTCTCTCCGGCGGCGAAGCCCAGCGAATCAAACTTTCGCGAGAATTGAGTCGACGGGACACGGGCCGGACGCTGTATGTGCTGGATGAACCGACGACTGGTTTGCACTTCGCTGACATCGATTTGCTGTTGGGAGTGATCAACCGTTTGGCCGATCGCGGCAATACAATCGTGATCGTCGAGCACAACTTGGACGTGATCAAAACTGCGGACTGGGTGATCGACATCGGTGTCGAAGGCGGTGCCGGTGGAGGCCGTGTGGTTGGCGAAGGTCGGCCTGCTGAAGTCGCGAAAGTGGATGACAGTTACACCGGTGCTGCGCTGGCGGAAGTGTTGGGAATCAAGCGGCGAAAAGCGAAGAAGCTCGGTCAAGCGATTCGTGACATCGTTGCTCCGCCGGCCAAGTCACGCACTCACGTGGTGGTCGAAGGTGCGTGCGAGCACAACCTCAAATCGGTCGACTTGGAAGTTCCCCGGGACGCGATGACGGTGTTCTGTGGTCCCAGCGGCAGCGGCAAAAGTTCGCTGGCAATGGATACGATTTATGCCGAAGGCCAGCGGCGATATGTCGAGTCGTTGTCCAGCTACGCTCGGCAATTCATCGGTCAGGTGCAAAAGCCAAAAGCGGAACGGATCGAAGGGCTTTCACCCGCGGTGGCACTCGAGCAAAAGAACCTTGGCCATTCGCCTCGAAGTACCGTTGGAACGGTCACCGAGGTGTATGACTACTTGCGGATTTTGTACAGCAAGCTTGGCACAATGCACTGCCCCGATTGTGCGGTGCCGGTCGGAACGCAGACTCCCGATCAGATCATCGACAAAGTGATGGCGTTGCCCGAAGGCACGCGAGCTTTGTTGCTGGCGCCGATCGAGGTTCAAGCCGGCGAAGCATCGCTCGCGACTTGGCAGAGCTACCGTGCGATGGGGTATTCCCGTGTACGCATTGATGGCGAGACGGTTGAGCTCGACGACGCGAAGGCTCTCGATCCGCGGCGAGTCCATTTGGTTCAAATCGTCGTCGACCGAATCAAAATCTCTGCGGAGGAACAGTCCCGGATCAGTGACAGCGTGGAGCAAGCGTTGTCATTGGGCGTCGGAGTGATGGATTTGGCAATTGCCGATTCGGAGCAACCCGAACGCGATTGGCATATGCTTCGACACAGTCAGCACCTAGTTTGTGAATCCTGCGGCCGGTCGTTCTCGCAGTTGACCCCGCACCACTTTTCGTTCAACTCCGGTATCGGATGGTGCCCAGGTTGTGAAGGTTTGGGGACCCAGACGGGAACCAATCCAGCGGCTTTGATGGGAACGCCTCAAACGACTTTGGCTGATGGGGCGGCTTTGCTTTGGCCGTCGGTTGACCACGCGGTCAGTCGTTGGATGTTGCGAGCCCTTTCGCGAACGACCGGCATCCCAATTCATCAGCCGATTGATCGGTTGACGGTGTCGCAACGTCGCATTTTGTTTCATGGTTTAGGGCCGCGTTGGGTCGAAGTCCGACACGGTGACACGACCGATGAGAAGTCGTCGGCAGAGACCGAGCGAGCAGATGAGGTTCGTGATCACTTTGGCGAAGGCAATGTGTTGTTCCGGTTCCAGTTCAAAGGGTTCTACCCGGCACTGGAGGAAGCGTCGCGTTTGACGCCTGGATTGCGGATGCGGTTGGAAGCCTTCGTGGCCGAGATTGACTGCTCGGTTTGCGACGGTTCGCGTTTGCGAGATGATTCGGCCGCGGTTCGATTCCGAAATTTCACGATCGGCGATCTGGTGCACATGCCGCTGGATCGATTGTCCGAAGAAGTCGATTCGTGGGATCTGGATCGTCGTGAATTGAAGATCGCTGGCGAGCTGATTCGCGAAGTTCAATCACGGGTTCGTTTCTTGCGGGACGTGGGGCTGGATTATCTGACCCTACACCGTGGTGCGCCAACTCTTTCAGGCGGCGAGGCTCAACGAATTCGTTTGGCATCGCAACTTGGCAGCGGATTGTGCGGCGTGTTGTACGTGCTGGACGAGCCAACGATTGGTTTGCACCCACGAGACAATCGCAGGCTGCTCGCGGCGCTGCATCGATTGCGCGACCAAGGCAACACGTTGTTGGTCGTTGAGCACGATCACGATGTGATTGCGGGCAGCGATTACCTGTGCGACTTCGGACCTCGTGCGGGTCGGCACGGTGGTCGCGTGGTGGCTCAGGGTAAACCCGATGCGGTTCAGCCAGCCAGTGAGTCGGTCACCGCGCCGTACTTGCTCGGTGAAAAACAAATTGAATTGCCTGCGGTTCGTCGTCCAGTGATGTCTGATTCGGGCAAGCCGATGGTGGAGTTTTTGTCCGTCAAAGGTGCTCGTGAGAACAACCTTCAGGATGTGGACGTCGACATTCCGTTAGGAGTGCTGACCGCGATCACTGGCCCCAGCGGCAGTGGCAAGAGTTCGTTGATCAACGATATTGTCTATCCCGTTTTGGCGAGGCGATTGCACCGGGCGAAAGTGAAGCCGGGGCAGCATGACGGCATTGATGGCCTGCGTTATGTCAACAAAGTCATTCAAGTTGACCAGTCACCGTTGGGGAATTCGCCAAGCAGCAACCCGGCGACTTACACCGGCGTGTTTGATTTAATTCGAGCCTTGTTTGCTGAGTTGCCTGCCGCTCGCGAACGCCGGTTCACGCCTCGAACATTCAGCTTCAACGTCTCGGGCGGACGTTGCGAGTCGTGCGAAGGCAGTGGTCAACGCAAGATTGAGATGCATTTTTTGCCCGACGTTTGGGTGCCTTGCGATGATTGTGGGGCTCGGCGTTACAACGAAGACGTGCTGGAAGTCAAACTGCATGGCCAATCCATCGCCGATGTGTTGGAGATGCCATGCGGCGAAGCGGTCGAGTTGTTTGCCTCGCATCCCCGGATCGCTCGCGTGATTCAAACGCTGTGTGATGTCGGGTTGGACTACGTCACCTTGGGCCAGTCGGCACCGACGTTGTCGGGCGGAGAAGCTCAGCGGGTCAAGTTGGCGGCGGAGTTGGCTCGTCCAGCGACCGGACACACGATTTACTTGTTGGACGAACCGACGACCGGGTTGCACTTTGGTGACATCGAAAAGTTGCTGGTCGTGATGCAACGATTGGTGGAGCTTGGCAATTCTGTGATCGTTATCGAGCACAACTTGGACGTCATCAAGTGTTGCGATTGGTTGGTCGACATTGGGCCGGGTGCCGGCGTGCACGGTGGGCAAGTTGTCTTCGCCGGAACACCGGAAGGCTTGGCGGCAAAGGCGGATCCGGCCCATCGCGAAGCGGATGAATGGGTTTCCACGACCGCACCGTTCTTGGCGGATGCCCTCTCGGGAGCACGAACGGCGGAACCACGCGAGGTCTTGGATTGGCAACCCGTCGTGAACGGGCGTGTGTCGAATGTTAAGACGAATCAATCGCCGAAGAAGACAATCGTCGCGGAACCGGAAACGGTTCTGCGGGTTGATTCGCCCGAGCCAATGTTGTTCGAGGAAGTTGAGGCGGAGTCCGATCCTGACAGCGATGCGGTCGCCGCGTTGATGCAACCTTGGCGAGCATTGGGGCGTCGTTGGCACACGTTGCCAAAGGGGTTCCCCGAGAACTCGCCGCCGCAATGGCCGCTTGAATTGGTGGAGGGTTTGCTTGATCTGTTGTCCAACGTCGCGGGCGCTGGTGCGGTCGAGTACCCTGCCCCGGACCGCGTATCGGTTCGGCTAGAATCGGGCGAAGAAGACTTTCTGTTGCCACACTGGGCGGAGGTCGAAACCAAGGTGAGCGACTGTGTTCGGTTGAAATTGAGTGGTCCACAATCCGCAATCGATCTGGAGCAGCTGCTGGCTTTGGACGTGCTTCAATCTCGTTCCGACACGGGCACGTTGGACCTCAGTGACGCCGAGCACGTGACCCTGACATTTCATTTGACCGACGTCGATCATGCACGCAGTCGAAAGCTGAAGACGTTCTTGAAAACGCACTTGGATCGGACCCGGTCCTCGACCTGA
- a CDS encoding protein arginine kinase → MREETDLSVLVKNSGEWLRGTGPESDIVISSRIRLARNLAGFPFIRKCSPEDREKIERQVRTRLENLPDWDEIPYVDIATLSEVDRQFLVERQLISREIADSEGSRAVAIDPSEQYSVMINEEDHLRIQVMHSGLDLVSAWEQIDRIDDAIEGEVLYAFHNKFGYLTACPTNVGTGLRVSVMLHLPGLVITQQIEKVFRSMQRINVTVRGLYGEGSQYTGDFYQVSNQVTLGHTEKELLEMVGQEVVPRIIDYERKAREFLIDKGQQDLHDDVSRALGILSTARKISSEETMHYLSKVRMGVNLGLIDDVQLATINKLFIHTQPAHLQKLHGRVLTTSDRNVERASYLQRHLCGPSGRADELN, encoded by the coding sequence ATGAGAGAAGAAACCGACTTGTCGGTCTTGGTCAAAAACAGCGGTGAATGGTTGCGTGGCACGGGCCCGGAATCTGACATCGTGATCAGCAGCCGCATTCGACTGGCACGCAACTTGGCGGGATTCCCCTTCATTCGCAAATGCAGTCCCGAGGACCGCGAAAAGATTGAGCGGCAGGTTCGCACGCGGCTGGAAAATTTGCCCGATTGGGACGAAATCCCCTACGTCGACATCGCGACGCTCAGCGAAGTGGATCGCCAATTCTTGGTCGAACGCCAACTCATCAGCCGAGAAATTGCGGATTCCGAAGGCAGCCGGGCCGTGGCGATCGATCCCAGCGAGCAATACTCGGTGATGATCAACGAAGAGGACCACCTGCGTATCCAAGTGATGCACAGCGGTCTAGATCTGGTCAGCGCCTGGGAACAAATCGACCGGATCGACGATGCGATCGAAGGCGAGGTGCTGTACGCGTTCCACAACAAGTTTGGCTACCTGACGGCCTGCCCGACCAACGTTGGCACGGGCCTGCGCGTCAGCGTGATGCTGCATTTGCCTGGTTTGGTGATCACTCAGCAAATCGAAAAGGTGTTCCGCAGCATGCAGCGGATCAACGTGACCGTCCGCGGTTTGTACGGCGAAGGGTCGCAGTACACCGGCGATTTTTATCAGGTCAGCAACCAGGTGACGCTCGGGCACACCGAGAAAGAATTGCTGGAAATGGTTGGCCAAGAGGTCGTGCCAAGGATCATCGATTACGAACGCAAAGCTCGCGAATTTTTAATCGACAAAGGCCAACAAGATTTGCACGACGATGTCAGCCGCGCGCTCGGGATTCTCAGCACGGCTCGAAAGATCAGCAGTGAGGAAACCATGCACTATCTGTCCAAGGTTCGCATGGGAGTGAACTTGGGGCTGATCGACGACGTGCAATTGGCAACGATCAACAAGTTGTTCATCCACACCCAACCGGCCCACCTGCAAAAGCTGCACGGGCGTGTGTTGACGACCAGCGATCGGAATGTCGAGCGGGCCAGCTACTTGCAACGCCATTTGTGCGGACCGAGCGGTCGTGCCGACGAACTGAACTGA